The DNA sequence GTCATCCACGGCACCGTGCGCGACGAGTACGGCCGCAAGCAGAGCAAGTCGCTCAGGAACGGCATCGACCCGCTCGACATTATCGCCGAGCTCGGCGCCGACGCCTTGCGCTTCAGCATCGTCAGCCTCGCCTCGCCCGGCCAGGACCTGCCGATGCAGACCGGCTGCGATAGCCCGCCCGGCTTCAAGCCGGTCCATCTCTCGGATGAGGAACGCGCCCGCAGACAGCTCGAGACCTTCCTGCCCGGCCGCAACTTCGCCAACAAGCTCTGGAACGCTTCCCGCTTCGTGCTCCAGAACCTCGAGGGCGCCGACCCGACCTACGATCTCGCCGCGGCCACACCTTCGCTGCGGCTCTCGCCCGACGACGTGTACATTCTCGGCAAGCTCAACGAGGCAATCGCCGCCACCGACGACGCGCTGACGCGCTTCCGTCTCAACGACGCGGCGCAGTGCCTCTACGAGTTCTTTTGGCGCCACTACTGCGACCGCTACATCGAGTACGCCAAAGGCCCGCTCGGCAACGGCGCACCCGAGGACAAACAGCGCACTCAGGCCGTGCTGCGCATCGTCCTCGAGAACACGCTCAAGCTTCTTCACCCGATTGTGCCCTACATCACCGAGGAGATCTGGCGCCTGCTCAACGGCAAGGGCCGTACACCGCTCATGGTCTCGGCTTGGCCGAAGCGCCTCGATCTTGCACTCGATGAGCCGACGGTCGCCCTCATGGACCAGAACTACGAACTGATCCGCGCCGGCCGCAACCTGCGCAAGGAATACGGCGTCGCGCCAAACGAGAAGCGGCCGTTCATTGTCGCTGCCTCGAGCGACGTCAATGCCGAGTTCCTCAACACGGCCCGCGCCACGACGCAGACCATGCTCGGTGCTTCCGTCGTCGATATCCACGGCCCCGGCTACGAACCCGACAGACCGATGCCGAGTGGCGTGACCCCCATCGGCACGATCTACATCGACCTCGGCGCCGACGCCGCCAAGGAGCTCGCCCGGCTGCGCAAGGAACTCGACAAGCTCGACGGCGTCATCGCGACGCTCAAGAAGAAGCTGCGCAATCAGCAGTTCCTCGCCAAGGCGCCCGAAGAGGTCGTGCAGAAGGAACGTGAGAAGCTCGATCAGTTCTCCGACAAGGCCGACCGGCTGCGCCGCAGCCTTGCAGCCCTCGAACCGGAAGCGTAAGCTCCGCACTGGAGCATAAGGACCGAACCATGCCGCCCAAGGACAAGCTTTCGCGCGAGCAATTGCTCGCCATTGTGCGCCGCGCCCTCGACGAAGATATCGGCGTCGGCGACATCACGACCACCGCCGTCGTGCCCGAGCGCGCCAAGATCAGCGGCCGTATCATCGCCTCCGACCCCTGCGTCGTCGCCGGCATGCCGGCGGCCGAGGCCGTGTTCGAGGAGATCGACGGCGACATCGAGTTCACGCCCATCGTCGAGGAAGGCACGAGCGTCAAGGCCGGCACGGCCCTCGCCACGGTCGCCGGCCCGGCCCGCGCCATCCTCGGCGGCGAGCGCGCCGCGCTCAACTTCCTCGAATGGCTCTCGGGGATCGCGACGCTCACGGCGGCGTTCGTGGCGAAGGTCGCCAAGCACAAGGCGCGCGTCATGGACACACGCAAAACCAGTCCCGGCTTGCGCGTCCTGGAGAAATACGCCGTCCGCGTCGGCGGTGGCACCTCGCACCGCATGGGCCTGCACGACCAGTTTTTCGTCAAGAACACGCACCTCGGCGTGCTCTCCGGCGAGCGCGCCGAGCGTATCCGCAAATGCATCACCCAGGCACGCGCGCTCAACCCGAACATCCAGATCGAGATCGAGGTCGCTACCCTCGACGACGCCAAGGTTGCCGTCGAGGCCGGTGCTGACGTGCTCATGCTCGACCGCATGCCGCTCGCGGACATCAAGCAGACCGTGAAGATCGCCTCCGGCAAGGCCGTCATCGCCGCCTCAGGCGGCATAACGCTCGACAACGCAGCCGAGATCGCCGCCGCCGGCGTGGACTACATCACCGTCGGTGCGCTGACCACCACCGCCCGGCGCATCCGCATGCGCCTCGATGTTGCCCCTTGAGGCGCGACGGCCTCATGAAGCGCGCGCACATATCGAGACCCGTTGGCCAGCCTCACGACGAGCAACTCCTGGATCTGCTCCGTGCCCGTGAGGACGATTTCGTCTCCGGCGCCGAGCTTGCCGACGCCCTCGGCGTCTCGCGCACCACCGTCTGGAACCACATCCAGGCGCTGCGCGCCGAAGGGTACGTCGTCGACGCCTGTACGCACCGCGGCTACCGACTCGTCTCTGTGCCTGACCGTTTGCTGCCCAACGAGGTGCAGCGCCGCCTGCGCACGCGTTGGATCGGCCGCACGCTCTGGTGTTACCGCGAAACCGACTCGACGAATGACATCGCGCTCGACCGTGCCGTCGAAGGCGCGCCCGAGGGCGCTGTTGTCCTCGCCGAGGCCCAGCGGCGCGGCCGCGGCCGCTTTCACCGCACGTGGCTCTCGCCGCCTGGTGCCAACATCCTTGCCTCGGTCATCCTGCGGCCTGAGGTCCACCCGAACCTCGTTTCGCAGCTTGTCATTACCGCTGCCGTCGCTGCAGCCGAGACGCTCAACGCGCTCTACAAGCTCGACGCGCACATCAAGTGGCCCAACGACGTCTACATCGGCGGCCGCAAGATCGCCGGCATCCTCGCCGAACTGAGCGCCGAAGCCGAGCAGACCAAGCACGTCGTCATCGGCATCGGCCTCAACGTGAACATGACGCGCGCGCAGCTCCCACGCGCCGTGCGCTCGACGGCCACATCCGTGCACATCGAGATCGGCCGCACCGTCTCGCGCCTCGATGTGCTCGCCGAGTTCCTTGCTCGGATCGAGACCGGGTATGAGCGCTGGCGCCGCGACGGCTTCGCGCCCGCCAAGGCACGCTGGGTGGCCCTCTCGTCTTCGGTCGGCCGTCGTGTCGAGATCGTTTCCGGCACCACCAAGCTTACCGGCCTCGTCGCCGATCTCGACGACGACGGCGCCCTGATCCTGCGCCTCGATTCAGGCCTCATCCGCAAGGCCGCCTCCGGCGACATGACCGTCGTGGGCTAAGAGGACAGGCCTCAGACTGCGGGGGCCGCACAGCAGAAGGATATGGCATGCCCTCTGGCGACAACCCTGGCTTGTTCGGTCTCCTGGTAGAACGCGGGGCGCAGCTGGAGGTGGCTCTCGGCGCTGCAGAAGGCGGCTTCGGCCTCCGTGAGCCGGATGTGTCGGCGGCACAGCGAGACCGGATCACCGTCGCCTTGTCTGGGAACCACCAGGTGGGCACCGTGGCCCAGCCGGCTCCGCCTCGCGCACACCGGGGGCGCTGGGCTGGGCGATCTCTCATGTCCGGCCTCGCTCCGCGCGATGGAGGCCGGGATGACCCCCGACGCGGCCACGCTCACGCTGGTCAGGCTGGCCAGACTGCCGTTTCTCGTGCGCCGCAATCGAGCGTAGAGGCACACCATGGCAGACTGGCAACTTGCGGCGCCCTGCGCCACGTGGGAGCGGCAGAAGGGGCAGGAATCAGGCCAACACGCTGGCCAGCTCGTTGGCGATCTTCTTGCGCTGCTTGCTGACGTACTGGTGCGAGCACCCCAGCGCCTGGGAGACCTCGGAGACGCTCTCGCCCTGGGCAAAAGCGTCAAGCACGACGCGCTGCGTGCGCGTCAACCGCCCCCGCAGTGTCGAGAGAACATCGCCGACAAACAGCTCTTCGCGGAAATCGCGCTCGTCGGGCGGTTCAAGGGAAGGTCGATCATCATCGGGATCGGCATTGAGCGAGAGGAGGAGGCAGTCGCTGCGACGCTTGCTGTCCACGCTCCGGCCACGCTTCGCATAATCCAGGCCGTGGTACTTGCAGCTCTGCATGTACCAGCTCTCCGTCTGACCGGGGCAAGCCTGCTCGGTCTGCCACAGATGGATAAGCATCTCCTGCAGCAGATCGTCGTGGTCGGACGCGTTGCAGACAATCGAGCGCGCAATGCCGCGCAGACTGGCGCGGACACGAGGGTCGGATACGAGCATGACCCTACTCTCCATCGCCCAATGATCCGCCGGCCCCTACACCGGCAACCACTGGCGACCCCGCCTGTGTCTCTGTCCGGGCTGTCGCCTACTCGCTGCTCGGCCCTACCCAAGCAGCGCATAAACCCCGAGGACTAACCCCATGAACACCCGCCGCTCAGCGGCGATGGGCTTTCACCGCATCCCAGCGGTGTTCGCCTTCCCTTCAGTCCTCTGGGCGTTCCAGCACCCGTTGCCGTCCGGCCCTAAGCCGGACACAGAACAGCCTACCTGGAGGTGCAATACCCTTGGCGCGGGACTTCGGGAGTCCCGAAGTGATGCATACCCTCCCTTGAGC is a window from the Verrucomicrobiota bacterium genome containing:
- a CDS encoding biotin--[acetyl-CoA-carboxylase] ligase, translating into MKRAHISRPVGQPHDEQLLDLLRAREDDFVSGAELADALGVSRTTVWNHIQALRAEGYVVDACTHRGYRLVSVPDRLLPNEVQRRLRTRWIGRTLWCYRETDSTNDIALDRAVEGAPEGAVVLAEAQRRGRGRFHRTWLSPPGANILASVILRPEVHPNLVSQLVITAAVAAAETLNALYKLDAHIKWPNDVYIGGRKIAGILAELSAEAEQTKHVVIGIGLNVNMTRAQLPRAVRSTATSVHIEIGRTVSRLDVLAEFLARIETGYERWRRDGFAPAKARWVALSSSVGRRVEIVSGTTKLTGLVADLDDDGALILRLDSGLIRKAASGDMTVVG
- a CDS encoding sigma-70 family RNA polymerase sigma factor; this translates as MLVSDPRVRASLRGIARSIVCNASDHDDLLQEMLIHLWQTEQACPGQTESWYMQSCKYHGLDYAKRGRSVDSKRRSDCLLLSLNADPDDDRPSLEPPDERDFREELFVGDVLSTLRGRLTRTQRVVLDAFAQGESVSEVSQALGCSHQYVSKQRKKIANELASVLA
- the nadC gene encoding carboxylating nicotinate-nucleotide diphosphorylase translates to MPPKDKLSREQLLAIVRRALDEDIGVGDITTTAVVPERAKISGRIIASDPCVVAGMPAAEAVFEEIDGDIEFTPIVEEGTSVKAGTALATVAGPARAILGGERAALNFLEWLSGIATLTAAFVAKVAKHKARVMDTRKTSPGLRVLEKYAVRVGGGTSHRMGLHDQFFVKNTHLGVLSGERAERIRKCITQARALNPNIQIEIEVATLDDAKVAVEAGADVLMLDRMPLADIKQTVKIASGKAVIAASGGITLDNAAEIAAAGVDYITVGALTTTARRIRMRLDVAP